A DNA window from Sylvia atricapilla isolate bSylAtr1 chromosome 6, bSylAtr1.pri, whole genome shotgun sequence contains the following coding sequences:
- the MIA2 gene encoding melanoma inhibitory activity protein 2 isoform X2 translates to MRPGPDLYGFPWEIVVCAGILGALTILLFLFRSYQSVRSRLYVGREKQLANKIAELVEEKCKILEKLSLSKKEFEDLQLSLKDGNTMKESTDTSFFEEMQEKLNKSNLKLNEEIENLEKELEEEKSKQLENDNLVAEIQEKVESLENEEKSIQSQIDEAKSTLKVYQINTERLKTSVQDAVDENSHLQESEKQLLQEAEGWGERLSELNEQTKMFESSKTDVEEVLKNKESQIKSLTQYILNMKDWSSAIREDGDTEDNHWDTDIKGETENGEHLDDEQKRTVKKLIYAAKLNACLKTMEAERDQIYSKLSDENKAKEELAERIENLQSQQASLQSENERFESEVQKLQQKLKVMTELYQENEMKLHRKLTVEERERLQKEEKLSKVDEKIIHAAEELNSYRERAKDLEEELERTIRSYENQITSHEKKAHDNWLTARAAERHLNDIKKENAHNRQKLTETEFKLELLEKDPYALDIPLRPFGREHSPYGPSPMGRPSSETRAFLSPPTLLEGPLRLSPMLPGGGGGRGSRGPTAMYEAGSERGELNSERLTDPHRPPSDTGSLSPPWERERRIILPPPGEPYADPILPARRQERFFPNPPNTGRLSGPAELRTYSVQSFDKTDGQTSSEHSPRTEPTGDGMKDHSNLSNSLPDQSLVAESEAVSSGFAAPPFPPIRPPLLPVDPRAPPAPFMRRGPPFPPPPPAAMYGPRECFPVPDLGPPRPPLPVRNPFPMRPYPHYPSQRPGFFPPAPPPENRVEPSQSNPPALEPEPQQET, encoded by the exons ATGAGACCTGGGCCTGATCTGTATGGTTTCCCGTGGGAAATAGTGGTTTGTGCTGGCATTCTTGGAGCCTTGACAATTCTCTTGTTCCTGTTCAGAAGTTACCAATCA gttagAAGTCGACTTTATGTAG GGAGGGAAAAACAGCTTGCCAATAAAATTGCTGAACTagttgaagaaaaatgcaaaattcttgAAAAACTCAGCCTCTCCAAAAAAGAG tttgaAGATTTACAGTTGTCTCTGAAGGATGGTAACACTATGAAAGAATCAACAGACACATCTTTTTTTGAG GAAATGCaagaaaaactgaacaagtCAAACTTGAAACTCAATGAGGAAATAGAGAATCTAGAAAAAgaactggaagaagaaaaatctaagCAGTTGGAAAATGATAACTTG GTGGCTGAAATTCAGGAGAAAGTGGAGTCTTtagagaatgaagaaaaatctatCCAGTCACAAATTGATGAG GCCAAGTCCACCCTAAAAGTGTATCAGATTAATACTGAGAGACTCAAGACGTCTGTTCAAGATGCAGTAGATGAAAacagccatctccaggaaagtGAGAAACAG CTTTTACAAGAAGCTGAAGGATGGGGTGAACGACTTAGTGAACTAAATGAACAAACAAAGATGTTTGAATCATCTAAAACAGATGTAGaagaagttttgaaaaataaagagagcCAAATCAAG TCACTGACACAATATATACTGAACATGAAAGACTGGAGTTCAGCAATACGAGAAGATGGTGACACTGAGGACAACCACTGGGACACAGATATAAAGGGTGAAACAGAGAATGGAGAGCACTTAG ATGATGAGCAAAAACGAACTGTAAAGAAATTGATCTATGCTGCAAAG TTAAATGCTTGTTTAAAGACCATGGAAGCAGAAAGAGACCAAATATATTCAAAACTATCTGATGAAAATAAAGCTAAAGAAGAACTTGCAG AACGCATAGAGAACCTTCAAAGCCAACAAGCCTCCTTGCAGTCCGAAAATGAACGTTTTGAAAGTGAAGTTCAAAAGCTTCAGCAGAAACTTAAAGTAATGACTGAGCTTtatcaagaaaatgaaatgaaactaCACAG GAAGCTGACAGTAGAAGAGAGGGAACGTctacagaaggaagaaaagctttctaAAGTAGATGAAAAGATTATTCATGCTGCTGAAGAACTTAACAGCTACAG AGAGCGAGCAAAGGATCTTGAAGAAGAGCTGGAGAGAACCATTCGTTCTTATGAGAACCAG ATTACTTCACATGAGAAAAAAGCTCACGATAATTGG CTGACAGCCCGAGCAGCTGAAAGACACCTCAAtgatataaaaaaagaaaatgcacataACAGACAAAA ATTaactgaaacagaatttaaacTTGAACTTTTAGAAAAAGACCCTTATGCTCTTGATATTCCATTGAGACCATTTGGCAGAG AGCATTCCCCATATGGACCCTCACCAATGGGCCGGCCTTCATCTGAAACaagagcttttctttcccctccaaCTTTATTGGAGGGTCCTTTAAGGCTTTCACCTATGCTTccaggtggaggaggaggaagag GATCCAGAGGACCAACTGCCATGTACGAAGCTGGAAGTGAAAGAGGAGAGCTGAATTCTGAGAGATTAACTGACCCCCACAGACCACCATCAGATACTGGATCCCTGTCTCCTCCTTGGGAAAGAGAACGCAGGATAATTCTGCCTCCACCAG GTGAGCCTTATGCTGATCCAATTCTTCCTGCTCGAAGACAAGAAAGGTTTTTCCCTAATCCTCCAAATACTGGAAGACTTTCTGGACCAGCAGAACTACGAACTTACAGTGTGCAGTCTTTTGATAAAACAG ATGGACAGACATCTTCAGAACATAGTCCACGAACAGAACCAACTGGAGATGGCATGAAGGATCATTCTAACCTTAGT AACTCGCTCCCTGACCAGTCGCTGGTAGCTGAAAGTGAAGCTGTCAGTTCAGGCTTTGCAGCCCCACCTTTCCCTCCAATCAGACCTCCACTGCTGCCTGTGGATCCTAGAGCACCACCAGCACCTTTCATGAGACGAGgacctccttttcctccccctcctcctgctgccatgtACGGGCCACGGGAATGTTTTCCAGTGCCAGACCTGGGGCCTCCCCGCCCTCCTCTGCCAG TAAGAAATCCATTCCCAATGAGACCTTATCCTCACTATCCATCTCAACGACCTGGATTTTtccctccagcacctcctcctgAAAACAGAGTTGAACCATCTCAGTCAAATCCACCAGCTCTAGAACCAGAACCACAGCAGGAGACTTGA